The DNA region GGAGGACGAACATGGGGCGTCACTATTACCCCTCAGAACATGAGGCGTTTCCTTGAGCGGTTCGTCGCGCTTGTGGAAGACCTCGACAGGCATGCGCGCGGGCCAAGCAGGATCGCTTGAAATATGCTGGCTTTCGCCCGGACCATCGGCATTGACTGTTTCAGCGCGCAGACGCTGACGACGAGCTTGAAGGGCCTTCGCGTCGTCTTGGCCAAGGGCGACGGGCCACCAATCGAAGCCACTGAAAGCGAGGCGGTCGGATGAGTATCACACCGCTATACGAGATCGACGAAGAATGGCGGCGGCAGATCATCAAGTTGCACCTGGAGACGCCGCGTGGCGGTGTAGTGACCGGTCCGATCGAGGGAGCGTATGGAGAGGTCTATTCGATTGCGATCTCCAATAGCACTAGGCTCGCGGCGAAATTCCCTCGCGTAAAGCGCTTTGGTGGTCCAGAGAAGGCACGCGCCGGCATCGAACAAGTTCTTCACGAGCTTGAAAAGACCCATCGAGCTTTCATGGTGCCGTGGATCAACCGATTTTTCGACGTTCAAATCATCCACGGCTGGCCTTTCATCTTGTCGCGATATCGGGATGGTTCTCTGGAGGACCTCATTGCAAACCCATTAGCTTGGTCGCTTCAGGATCGGTTCGCCTCGCTGATCCAGATTGTCCGGGCGCTTCGATTGGCCCAAGAGCGCGGAATCGCCGCTCACCAAGACCTCAAACCCGGCAACGTGTTCTTTGATGATCTATCCCGAAAGAATGTGCCGAAGGACAGCAGGGGTATGCACTTCCACATGTTTGTCGGCGACTTCGGCCTTGCAGATGCCTTTAGGGACTTCGGCCGCAACAGTGGCAGCCGCCCATACATGGCGCCCGAGCAATTCTCGTCCACCGAGATCGATCCGACGGCACCGACATTTGATCTCTTCGCCCTCGGCGTGATTGCGTTTGAGTGCTTCTCGGATGGCCAGCACCCAATCGGTGTCGCAACCGCCGATGTTTGGCCGTGGCAAGGAGTCGACCAGAAGTGGAATCGGGAATCGACTTGGCGAGAGTGGGCGTTAAGCTCCAAAAAATCCCTTCCGGTCACGGCCAACGCGCTTCCATCCGAGATCGACGAGTTGATACTTGCCACGCTATCGTCCGACCCGAGGATGCGACCCTCATTGGAGGAGTTTGAGAATCATCTTTGGGACGCCGTCAAGCGATTTGATCCCGATACCCACGGAGGGCTGAGAATGCAGGTCGATTGGCTAGAGAGCTTATCGTCAAGCGATACCGAATGGCCGCACATGGACGAGCGCCTGATGCAACTTCGCCAGTTCTACAGCGCGCTTTGAAGGGTGCGCGGGGACGTGGCAAGCGCTTGCGATCCGAATACATTCTTGACGTGCTCTTCGCTGAGACTCTGGCGGCGGGTGAGGGCAACGTGGCGCAACAGTCGAGTTGCCGCTCATGGCTGATGCCGGTCGTGACGCGCTCCAGCGCATGGCGGCTTTCGAGCACGTCCGAAGTCTGGGTGAGGTGCACGATCATCTGACTGCGATTGAACTGAAGCCGGGATTCGTTTTCGAGGGAGAGCGCATCCCGCTTATCAATCCGCAGCGCGGCATTTTCAAGCCGCAGCAGATGCGCTTTCTGCTCTCGATCAAGACCGTCTTCCCGAAGCCGGGCGGCAAAGTCTGGTATGACGATCAGCGAGAAGTGCATCGGCAGATTTTCGAGGGTGACGAGACGATCGACTACGCCTTCATGGGTCAGAATCCGGATGCGGCCGACAACCGGTGGCTTCGCGAGGCATTCGAGAACCGGATACCGATTATCTACTTCCTCGGCATCGCGCCCGGCCGCTACCAAGCTATGCTTCCGGCCTTCATTTCCGGATGGGACGCCACCGCGCTGAAAGCGCGCGTCGCGTTCGGTGTTCCCGATCAGGTGGCGCTCGCGCCACCTGAGAGCGCGTTGGAACGGCGTTACGCTCTACGCGCCGTCAAGCAACGGCTCCACCAGGCGTCGTTCCGCGAGGCCGTCATCACCGCTTATAATGGGCGGTGCGCGTTGTCCCGATTACCCGAGCCGCCGCTACTGGACGCCGCCCATATCGTCGCGGACAAGGAGGAGCAGTTCGGTCAGCCTGTGGTTCCGAACGGTATCCCGCTTTCGAAAATCCATCACGCGGCGTTCGACGCCCATCTGATCGGCATCGACCCGGACTACCGGCTGCACGTTACCGAGCGATTGCTCGCCCAGAACGACGGCCCAATGCTCCAAGCCTTGAAGGGGCTGAACGGTGAAACCATCCATCTGCCGAACCGCCCCAAGGATCGCCCTGATCGGGACCGGCTCGCGCTACGATTCGAGCGCTTCAAGGCGGCGGCATGAGATTGGCTTTCTGCGCGGAGCGGAGAGCTTGTCATGAGCGTCGCAATCGACTCGGCGGAAGTCATCAATTTCATGATGCTGCTCCAGCGTGGTGTTTTAGAATTCTTGATTTATGCACCGGGGCGGGCGAAAGAATAGCTGCGATGGGTGAAGCAAGGCGAAGAAGAGCGGCCGTGGAAAATGACCCGTGCCCGTGCGGTTCGTCGAGACCCGGAAATCTGTGCTGCTACAACGGGCGGCACTGGCACAAGCCGCCCGCTGTTCTCGGGCTGCGGGCGTTACCGTCGATCTCGGCAGTCGACAGATGTTACATGAAGGAACTCGGCTCGTGCGATGGTGGCCTTTCCGGCGAGCACCTGTTTTCGCAGTCGATCATGCTGCTCCTAAAGGCCGACGGTGATTTCTCGATATCCGGCCTGCCTTGGCTCGCCGAAGGCGAAACGAAGATTATGTCGCCAAAGACTCTAACGGCGAATTGCCTCTGCCAGAAGCACAACAGCGCGCTTTCCCCTTTGGACGCGGCGGCGCTTTACTTCTTTACCGCCCTTAAGTCCTGTCTGGACCGAGAGGCACAGGCGGCCCGTTACATCGTCTCCGGTCACGATATCGAGCGATGGCTGCTTAAGACCGCCAAAGCGCTGGCCGCGTCGAAAAATCTCGCGCGGGGCAGGGAGCGGCTCTCGGGCGCCTTTGCTAGCGATGTTCAGGTCTTGGATATGCTCGACGATCCAACCCGCTGGCCAGACGGCGCTGGTCTGTATTGCGTGATGAGCGCGGGCGATCTGACAGAAAACCACAATCGTTTTCAGCTCCAGCCCTACACGAACCAGCACGACGAGATAAGCGGGGTCGGCGTCAACATTATGGGCCTCGGCTTCATCCTGATGCTCGGACCGCTGGATCTCGCCCTAAACCCCCAGCTTAATAATGCGAAATACCGGCCCGGCCAAATTTCCGTAAGCTATCCGTCGTCGACTAACTGGATTGCCATTAGCTGGGATGATGGCAGGCGGCACAATGACACGCTGTCTCTTCAGTTCTTGCGGGAGGTTGGGCAAAGATAGGCTGAGTTGCCGCTTCCACTTTGAAAGCAGAAACCGCCCGACTGACGGTCACGCCGTCAATTAGGGGGCCACGACCAGCGCATTCTACATCTTGCGTCCATGGGGTCGGGCCGGATGTCACACAAGGCCCAATATGGAACCGGTCCCTGCGTTGGCCTGAACGGCCGCTATGGTCGAGTGTGGTCATTCGACAGAGGACGGGATGCCTGTGCGATCGGAGCGCGTTCCTGCATGCGCTGCATCAAAAGGTGGAAGGTTTAAATATAGGCCGCGTAAGCCCCGACTGCGTTCGCCGCCCGTTTTTCGCGCGATCTCGCAGCTATGCAGAAAACCCTGCTGTCGCGGCGTCCGGATCGCCCTTGAAAATACGCCACAATTCGAAGCGTCGATGGTCAGCCACCATATCG from Rhizobiales bacterium GAS188 includes:
- a CDS encoding hypothetical protein (manually curated) → MENDPCPCGSSRPGNLCCYNGRHWHKPPAVLGLRALPSISAVDRCYMKELGSCDGGLSGEHLFSQSIMLLLKADGDFSISGLPWLAEGETKIMSPKTLTANCLCQKHNSALSPLDAAALYFFTALKSCLDREAQAARYIVSGHDIERWLLKTAKALAASKNLARGRERLSGAFASDVQVLDMLDDPTRWPDGAGLYCVMSAGDLTENHNRFQLQPYTNQHDEISGVGVNIMGLGFILMLGPLDLALNPQLNNAKYRPGQISVSYPSSTNWIAISWDDGRRHNDTLSLQFLREVGQR
- a CDS encoding Serine/threonine protein kinase produces the protein MSITPLYEIDEEWRRQIIKLHLETPRGGVVTGPIEGAYGEVYSIAISNSTRLAAKFPRVKRFGGPEKARAGIEQVLHELEKTHRAFMVPWINRFFDVQIIHGWPFILSRYRDGSLEDLIANPLAWSLQDRFASLIQIVRALRLAQERGIAAHQDLKPGNVFFDDLSRKNVPKDSRGMHFHMFVGDFGLADAFRDFGRNSGSRPYMAPEQFSSTEIDPTAPTFDLFALGVIAFECFSDGQHPIGVATADVWPWQGVDQKWNRESTWREWALSSKKSLPVTANALPSEIDELILATLSSDPRMRPSLEEFENHLWDAVKRFDPDTHGGLRMQVDWLESLSSSDTEWPHMDERLMQLRQFYSAL
- a CDS encoding putative restriction endonuclease, which produces MADAGRDALQRMAAFEHVRSLGEVHDHLTAIELKPGFVFEGERIPLINPQRGIFKPQQMRFLLSIKTVFPKPGGKVWYDDQREVHRQIFEGDETIDYAFMGQNPDAADNRWLREAFENRIPIIYFLGIAPGRYQAMLPAFISGWDATALKARVAFGVPDQVALAPPESALERRYALRAVKQRLHQASFREAVITAYNGRCALSRLPEPPLLDAAHIVADKEEQFGQPVVPNGIPLSKIHHAAFDAHLIGIDPDYRLHVTERLLAQNDGPMLQALKGLNGETIHLPNRPKDRPDRDRLALRFERFKAAA